In the Prosthecomicrobium sp. N25 genome, one interval contains:
- a CDS encoding motility protein A, with amino-acid sequence MDFGTIGGFALALATLLFLVLYEGDPMGFLNKHAGITILGGVVAATMIRFPLKEIATGLKAGLVYAFAHHRMHARELVVALGEIAEVYRRQGPLGLEAMEVEDEFLAAALRMVADGYDAEFIRMTLERERDLEAHRLEIGVKVYKSIGDGAPAFGMVGTLIGMVQMFMNMSDPSKLGPFMAIALLATLYGAVLANFICLPIAEKLEYYLGHDELSETMIIDGILAIKEGKSPSLVREMLQTYVPKPARVEVLEAA; translated from the coding sequence ATGGATTTCGGAACGATCGGCGGCTTCGCCCTCGCCTTGGCCACGCTGCTGTTTCTCGTGCTCTACGAGGGAGACCCGATGGGCTTCCTCAACAAGCACGCCGGCATCACGATCCTGGGTGGCGTCGTCGCCGCCACCATGATCCGCTTCCCCCTCAAGGAGATCGCGACCGGGCTCAAGGCCGGGCTCGTCTACGCCTTCGCGCACCACCGGATGCATGCGCGCGAGTTGGTGGTGGCCCTCGGCGAGATCGCGGAGGTCTATCGCCGCCAGGGTCCGCTCGGCCTGGAGGCCATGGAGGTCGAGGACGAGTTCCTGGCCGCCGCCCTGCGCATGGTCGCGGACGGCTACGACGCCGAGTTCATCCGCATGACACTCGAGCGCGAGCGCGACCTGGAGGCCCACCGCCTCGAGATCGGCGTCAAGGTCTACAAGTCGATCGGCGACGGCGCGCCGGCCTTCGGCATGGTCGGGACGCTGATCGGCATGGTGCAGATGTTCATGAACATGTCGGATCCGTCCAAGCTCGGACCATTCATGGCCATCGCCCTGCTCGCGACCCTCTACGGCGCCGTCCTCGCCAACTTCATCTGCCTGCCGATCGCCGAGAAGCTCGAATACTACCTGGGCCACGACGAGCTCAGCGAGACGATGATCATCGACGGCATCCTGGCCATCAAGGAGGGCAAGAGCCCGTCGCTCGTCCGCGAGATGCTGCAGACCTACGTGCCCAAGCCGGCGCGCGTCGAAGTCCTCGAGGCGGCGTGA
- the phbB gene encoding acetoacetyl-CoA reductase, with the protein MSRVALVTGGSRGIGAAISKALKAAGYKVAASYAGNDDAAAKFTAETGIPTYKWDVGDYDACVAGIAKVEADLGPVEILVNNAGITKDGFFHKMTKEQWSAVIRTNLDGLFNMTRPVIEGMRNRNFGRIIVISSINGQKGQAGQANYSAAKAGDIGFIKAIAQEGASKGITANAICPGYIATEMVMAVPEEVLKSKILPQIPVGRLGQPDEIARAVVFLASDEAGFITGSTLSANGGQYMA; encoded by the coding sequence ATGAGCAGGGTTGCACTCGTCACGGGCGGCTCGCGCGGCATCGGCGCGGCCATCTCCAAGGCGCTCAAGGCCGCCGGCTACAAGGTCGCGGCGAGCTACGCCGGCAACGACGACGCCGCCGCGAAGTTCACGGCCGAGACCGGCATCCCGACCTACAAGTGGGACGTCGGCGACTACGACGCCTGCGTGGCCGGCATCGCCAAGGTCGAGGCCGACCTCGGCCCGGTCGAGATCCTGGTCAACAACGCCGGCATCACCAAGGACGGCTTCTTCCACAAGATGACCAAGGAGCAGTGGTCGGCGGTCATCCGCACCAACCTCGACGGCCTCTTCAACATGACGCGGCCGGTCATCGAGGGCATGCGCAACCGCAACTTCGGCCGCATCATCGTGATCTCCTCGATCAACGGGCAGAAGGGCCAGGCCGGCCAGGCCAACTACTCCGCCGCCAAGGCGGGCGACATCGGCTTCATCAAGGCCATCGCCCAGGAGGGTGCCTCCAAGGGCATCACCGCCAACGCGATCTGCCCGGGCTACATCGCCACCGAGATGGTCATGGCGGTGCCCGAGGAGGTGCTGAAGTCCAAGATCCTGCCGCAGATCCCGGTCGGCCGGCTCGGCCAGCCGGACGAAATCGCCCGCGCGGTCGTCTTCCTCGCCTCCGACGAGGCCGGCTTCATCACCGGCTCGACCCTCTCCGCCAACGGCGGCCAGTACATGGCCTGA
- a CDS encoding acetyl-CoA C-acetyltransferase, with product MAKDVVIVGAARTPVGSFNGALSSLPAHQLGAIAIKAALERAKVDAAEVNEVILGQILSAGQGQNPARQAAIAAGIPKEATAWGLNQLCGSGLRTVAIGMQQIANGDADVIVAGGQESMSMAPHVAHLRNGTKMGSLELMDTMLKDGLMDAFNGYHMGNTAENVARQWQLTRQIQDEFATASQNKAEAAQKSGRFKDEIVPVVIKDRKGDKIVDQDEYIRAGTTVDSLGKLRPAFDKDGTVTAGNASGINDGAAALVLMTADEAARRGLTPLARIVSWATAGVDPAIMGTGPIPASRKALAKAGWNVQDLDLVEANEAFAAQACAVNQDMGWNTDIVNVNGGAIAIGHPIGASGARVLVTLLHEMQKRDAKKGLATLCIGGGMGVALTVER from the coding sequence ATGGCCAAGGACGTCGTCATCGTGGGCGCGGCCCGCACGCCCGTCGGCAGCTTCAACGGGGCTCTGTCGAGCCTGCCCGCTCACCAGCTCGGCGCCATCGCCATCAAGGCCGCGCTCGAGCGCGCCAAGGTCGACGCGGCCGAGGTCAACGAGGTCATCCTCGGCCAGATCCTCTCCGCCGGCCAGGGCCAGAACCCGGCCCGCCAGGCCGCCATCGCGGCCGGCATCCCCAAGGAGGCCACAGCCTGGGGGCTGAACCAGCTCTGCGGCTCCGGCCTGCGCACCGTCGCCATCGGCATGCAGCAGATCGCCAACGGCGACGCCGACGTCATCGTGGCGGGCGGTCAGGAGTCCATGTCCATGGCCCCGCACGTGGCGCACCTGCGCAACGGCACCAAGATGGGTTCCCTCGAGCTCATGGACACCATGCTGAAGGACGGCCTGATGGACGCCTTCAACGGCTACCACATGGGCAACACCGCCGAGAACGTCGCCCGCCAGTGGCAGCTGACCCGCCAGATACAGGACGAGTTCGCGACCGCGTCGCAGAACAAGGCCGAGGCGGCCCAGAAGTCCGGCCGGTTCAAGGACGAGATCGTCCCGGTCGTCATCAAGGACCGCAAGGGCGACAAGATCGTCGACCAGGACGAGTACATCCGCGCGGGCACGACCGTCGACTCGCTCGGCAAGCTGCGCCCGGCCTTCGACAAGGATGGCACCGTGACGGCCGGCAACGCGTCGGGCATCAACGACGGCGCCGCCGCGCTGGTCCTGATGACGGCCGACGAGGCCGCCCGGCGCGGCCTCACCCCGCTCGCCCGCATCGTCTCCTGGGCGACCGCCGGCGTCGACCCGGCCATCATGGGCACGGGCCCGATCCCGGCGTCCCGCAAGGCCCTCGCCAAGGCCGGCTGGAACGTCCAGGACCTCGACCTCGTCGAGGCCAACGAGGCGTTCGCGGCCCAGGCCTGCGCGGTCAACCAGGACATGGGCTGGAACACCGACATTGTGAACGTCAACGGCGGCGCCATCGCGATCGGTCACCCGATCGGGGCGTCCGGCGCGCGCGTGCTCGTCACCCTCCTGCACGAGATGCAGAAGCGCGACGCCAAGAAGGGCCTCGCCACCCTCTGCATCGGCGGCGGCATGGGCGTCGCCCTCACCGTCGAGCGCTGA
- the phaR gene encoding polyhydroxyalkanoate synthesis repressor PhaR, with translation MTKSKEPTIIKKYANRRLYNTGTSTYVTLEDLAEMVKGEEDFVVFDAKSGDEITRSVLTQIIFEQENKGTNLLPIAFLRQLIRFYGDSMQNLVPSYLEFSIDSLTREQQKLRDHMSQAFGNTAFEAMQEQVRRNTEMFERAMRMFMPFSGTGPQEAPKPAERPAEPTDIDRLKLQMEEMQKRLDAIAQSKG, from the coding sequence ATGACCAAGAGCAAAGAACCCACGATCATCAAGAAGTACGCCAACCGGCGGCTCTACAATACCGGAACCTCCACCTACGTTACCCTCGAGGACCTCGCCGAGATGGTGAAGGGCGAGGAGGACTTCGTGGTCTTCGACGCCAAGTCCGGCGATGAGATCACCCGCTCGGTGCTGACGCAGATCATCTTCGAGCAGGAGAACAAGGGCACGAACCTCCTGCCCATCGCGTTCCTCCGCCAGCTGATCCGCTTCTACGGCGATTCCATGCAGAACCTGGTGCCGAGCTACCTGGAGTTCTCCATCGACAGCCTGACGCGCGAGCAGCAGAAGCTGCGCGACCACATGAGCCAGGCCTTCGGCAACACCGCCTTCGAGGCCATGCAGGAACAGGTGCGCCGCAACACGGAGATGTTCGAGCGGGCAATGCGGATGTTCATGCCGTTCAGCGGGACGGGGCCGCAGGAGGCGCCGAAGCCGGCCGAGAGGCCCGCCGAGCCCACGGACATCGACCGTCTCAAGCTGCAGATGGAAGAGATGCAGAAGCGCCTCGACGCGATCGCGCAGAGCAAGGGGTAG
- the rplU gene encoding 50S ribosomal protein L21 yields MFAVIKTGGKQYRVAAEDVITIEKLDAAPGEAVTFGEVLMVGSEIGTPFVSGASVAGEVVEQTRGDKVIHFVKRRRKSWKKKKGHRQDLTVVRITGILTASAAAEASAKAPKAVVAEDA; encoded by the coding sequence ATGTTCGCGGTCATCAAGACCGGCGGCAAGCAGTATCGGGTCGCCGCCGAGGACGTGATCACCATCGAGAAGCTCGACGCCGCGCCGGGCGAGGCCGTCACCTTCGGCGAAGTGCTGATGGTCGGCAGCGAGATCGGTACGCCCTTCGTCAGCGGCGCGTCGGTCGCCGGCGAGGTGGTCGAGCAGACCCGCGGCGACAAGGTCATCCACTTCGTCAAGCGCCGGCGCAAGAGCTGGAAGAAGAAGAAGGGGCACCGGCAGGACCTCACCGTCGTGCGCATCACCGGAATCCTGACGGCCTCGGCGGCCGCCGAGGCCTCCGCGAAGGCGCCCAAGGCGGTCGTTGCGGAAGACGCGTGA
- the rpmA gene encoding 50S ribosomal protein L27 — protein sequence MAHKKAGGSSRNGRDSAGRRLGVKKYGGEAVVAGNILVRQRGTKWHPGQNVGMGKDHTVFALVDGTVVFQAKANGRTYVSVSPTMAAAAE from the coding sequence ATGGCTCACAAGAAGGCAGGCGGCTCGTCCCGCAACGGCCGCGACTCGGCCGGACGCCGTCTCGGCGTCAAGAAGTACGGCGGCGAAGCCGTCGTGGCCGGCAACATCCTCGTCCGCCAGCGCGGCACGAAGTGGCATCCCGGGCAGAACGTCGGCATGGGCAAGGACCATACGGTGTTCGCCCTCGTCGACGGAACGGTCGTGTTCCAGGCGAAAGCCAACGGCCGAACCTACGTATCCGTTTCGCCGACGATGGCGGCGGCAGCGGAGTAA
- a CDS encoding GNAT family N-acetyltransferase: MSDRTEPPTHHDEDLASLVVETARLVLRQPTRADAEDLAALANDIAIAENLSTMPHPYTVADALAFIDNTDVSPLRVNFGIYSKDDDGRFVGTASLMPRDGERFAVGYWIGRPFWGRGWATEATQAMVDLAFDRLEAPSVAGSCRVTNGASRRVLEKSGFQYAGQGMGPSLFFRGMVPVDRFRLERAVWRSLRAWRNASVERRADHAGPVLASLPAGAAG; the protein is encoded by the coding sequence ATGAGCGACAGGACAGAGCCCCCCACACACCACGACGAGGATCTGGCGAGCCTCGTCGTGGAAACCGCCCGGCTGGTGCTTCGCCAGCCGACCCGGGCGGACGCCGAGGACCTCGCGGCGCTGGCGAACGACATCGCGATCGCCGAGAACCTCTCGACGATGCCGCACCCCTACACGGTCGCGGACGCGCTCGCCTTCATCGACAACACGGACGTGTCGCCGCTGCGCGTCAACTTCGGCATCTACTCCAAGGACGACGACGGCCGCTTCGTCGGCACCGCTAGCCTGATGCCGCGCGACGGCGAGCGCTTCGCGGTCGGCTACTGGATCGGCCGGCCCTTTTGGGGGCGCGGCTGGGCCACGGAAGCGACGCAGGCCATGGTCGACCTCGCCTTCGATCGCCTGGAGGCACCCTCGGTCGCCGGCTCGTGCCGGGTGACCAACGGGGCCTCGCGGCGGGTGCTGGAGAAGAGCGGCTTCCAGTATGCCGGGCAGGGCATGGGGCCGTCGCTCTTCTTCCGCGGCATGGTGCCGGTCGACCGGTTCCGGCTGGAGCGGGCCGTGTGGCGGTCGCTCCGGGCCTGGCGCAACGCCTCGGTGGAGCGGCGGGCGGACCATGCCGGGCCGGTGCTGGCTTCCCTGCCGGCGGGGGCCGCGGGATGA
- a CDS encoding GNAT family N-acetyltransferase — protein sequence MSGHWRGALGLRGVEPRLETARLVLRPYGVADAGGMASYLADYEVSRWLALVPHPYLPRHAAEFLARKLGPEPDPAHFGLAIEIGGRFAGGLSLSGTGWSRMLGYWIGRPYWGQGYMTEAVAALLDHAFGPMSLDRIGSGVFVGNAASLAIQKRFGFEILGESQVFSVARNETITHIDTLLTRQRYRETSS from the coding sequence ATGAGCGGGCACTGGCGCGGGGCGCTCGGCCTGCGGGGCGTCGAGCCGCGGCTGGAGACGGCGCGGCTCGTCCTCAGGCCCTACGGGGTGGCGGACGCGGGGGGCATGGCGTCCTACCTCGCGGACTACGAGGTGTCGCGCTGGCTGGCGCTGGTGCCGCACCCCTATCTGCCACGGCATGCGGCGGAGTTCCTGGCGCGCAAGCTCGGCCCCGAGCCGGACCCCGCCCATTTCGGGCTGGCGATCGAGATCGGCGGCCGCTTCGCCGGCGGGCTGTCGCTATCCGGGACCGGGTGGTCGCGGATGCTCGGCTACTGGATCGGGCGGCCGTACTGGGGGCAAGGCTACATGACGGAGGCGGTGGCGGCGCTGCTCGACCATGCCTTCGGGCCGATGAGCCTCGACCGGATCGGCTCCGGGGTGTTCGTCGGCAACGCGGCCTCGCTCGCCATCCAGAAGCGGTTCGGATTCGAGATCCTGGGCGAGAGCCAGGTCTTTTCGGTTGCCCGCAACGAGACGATCACCCATATCGATACGCTCCTCACCCGCCAGCGCTACCGCGAGACCTCCTCATGA
- the obgE gene encoding GTPase ObgE, producing MKFLDQAKVSIRSGDGGAGSVSFRREKFIEFGGPDGGDGGRGGDVWAECVDGLNTLVDYRYQQHFKAKTGGHGMGRNRHGANAPDIVLKVPKGTEIWDEEGETLIADLTEIGQRVLLAKGGNGGFGNAHFKSSTNQAPRRANPGLEGEEKWIWLRLKLIADAGLVGLPNAGKSTFLATVTAAKPKIADYPFTTLHPGLGVVRIDAREFVLADIPGLIEGAHEGQGLGDRFLGHVERCRVLLHLVDANSDDVVRDYRIVRKELKAYGQGLADKPEIVALSKCDTISEGERAEKTAALKKAARRVPIQLSSATRENVEKTLRGLMRALDSDKAEEANEVPAEREAAWRP from the coding sequence ATGAAATTCCTCGACCAGGCCAAGGTCTCGATCCGCTCCGGCGACGGCGGCGCCGGCTCGGTGTCGTTCCGGCGCGAGAAGTTCATCGAGTTCGGCGGGCCGGACGGCGGCGACGGCGGGCGCGGCGGGGACGTCTGGGCGGAGTGCGTGGACGGGCTCAACACGCTGGTCGACTACCGCTACCAGCAGCACTTCAAGGCCAAGACCGGCGGCCACGGCATGGGGCGGAACCGGCACGGCGCGAACGCGCCGGACATCGTCCTGAAGGTGCCGAAGGGGACCGAGATCTGGGACGAGGAGGGCGAGACCCTGATCGCCGACCTGACCGAGATCGGCCAGCGGGTGCTCCTCGCCAAGGGCGGCAACGGCGGCTTCGGCAACGCCCATTTCAAGTCCTCAACCAACCAGGCGCCGCGCCGGGCGAACCCGGGGCTCGAGGGCGAGGAGAAGTGGATCTGGCTGCGCCTCAAGCTGATCGCCGACGCGGGGCTGGTCGGGCTGCCGAACGCGGGCAAGTCCACCTTCCTGGCGACCGTCACGGCGGCCAAGCCGAAGATCGCCGACTATCCCTTCACGACCCTCCACCCCGGCCTCGGCGTCGTGCGGATCGACGCGCGCGAGTTCGTGCTCGCCGACATCCCGGGCCTGATCGAGGGCGCCCACGAGGGCCAGGGGCTCGGCGACCGCTTCCTCGGCCATGTCGAGCGCTGCCGTGTCCTCCTGCACCTGGTCGACGCCAACTCCGATGATGTCGTCCGCGACTACCGGATCGTCCGCAAGGAGCTGAAGGCCTACGGCCAGGGCCTCGCCGACAAGCCGGAGATCGTGGCCCTCTCCAAATGCGACACCATCTCCGAGGGGGAGCGCGCCGAGAAGACCGCGGCGCTGAAGAAGGCCGCCCGCCGCGTGCCGATCCAGCTCTCGTCGGCGACGCGCGAGAATGTGGAGAAGACACTGCGCGGGCTGATGCGGGCGCTCGACTCGGACAAGGCGGAAGAGGCGAACGAGGTGCCGGCGGAGCGGGAGGCGGCTTGGCGGCCGTGA
- a CDS encoding LysE family translocator — MIFSQIVLVYGTYIVATASPGPSNMAIMATAMRVGRVPALALAAGVITGTLFWAVLAATGMAAVLAAYAQALFVIKIAGGFYLLFLAFRAGQSALRSTVKMVDLEAARPKLSYRALYRQGVIMHICNPKAVLGWITIMSLGLPNDAHAGTLSAIIGGCAVLAVIVFGSYAVLFSTAPMVAIYEQSKRWIEGGLCALFASAGLTLIASNK, encoded by the coding sequence ATGATCTTCAGCCAGATCGTACTCGTGTACGGCACCTATATCGTCGCCACCGCCAGTCCAGGACCGAGCAACATGGCGATCATGGCCACGGCTATGCGAGTAGGCCGGGTTCCCGCCCTTGCCCTCGCAGCCGGAGTCATCACCGGCACACTTTTCTGGGCGGTGCTTGCGGCCACAGGTATGGCCGCAGTGCTCGCGGCCTATGCCCAAGCCCTCTTCGTGATCAAGATCGCGGGTGGTTTTTACCTGCTCTTTCTGGCATTCCGCGCCGGGCAGTCCGCCTTGCGATCAACAGTGAAGATGGTCGATTTGGAGGCAGCTCGTCCGAAGCTGTCATATCGCGCCCTCTACCGTCAGGGTGTTATCATGCATATTTGCAATCCAAAGGCGGTATTGGGATGGATCACGATCATGTCGCTGGGTCTTCCAAACGATGCACATGCGGGCACTCTATCCGCAATTATTGGCGGCTGCGCCGTGCTCGCAGTCATCGTATTCGGGAGCTATGCGGTTCTCTTTTCCACCGCGCCGATGGTTGCCATTTACGAGCAATCGAAGCGCTGGATCGAAGGCGGCCTCTGTGCCCTGTTCGCCTCCGCAGGTCTGACATTGATCGCCTCGAACAAGTGA
- a CDS encoding VOC family protein, whose protein sequence is MLSHVTVGSNDLERARCFYDAVLAPLGILQRTVAPDGGPRALCWISRRSSVPRFYVYSPLDGRPAKAGNGSMIAFLAPSSDAVKAAWSAGMAHGGSDEGAPGERSRYGAGYFGAYLRDPDGNKIHVVYRGDLQRHEDSSQIPEPFR, encoded by the coding sequence ATGCTCAGTCATGTGACCGTTGGATCGAACGACCTCGAGCGCGCGCGCTGCTTCTACGATGCCGTGCTCGCGCCGCTCGGAATATTGCAGAGAACTGTTGCGCCGGATGGCGGGCCCCGGGCGCTTTGCTGGATCTCCCGCCGGTCGTCCGTACCCCGCTTCTATGTCTACAGTCCGCTCGACGGGCGCCCCGCCAAGGCCGGCAACGGAAGCATGATCGCATTCCTGGCGCCCAGCAGCGACGCCGTGAAAGCGGCTTGGTCGGCGGGGATGGCCCATGGCGGCAGCGACGAAGGCGCTCCGGGGGAGAGGTCGCGCTATGGCGCAGGCTACTTCGGCGCCTACCTGCGCGATCCTGATGGAAACAAGATTCATGTCGTCTATCGCGGCGATCTTCAGCGCCATGAAGACAGCTCGCAGATCCCGGAGCCGTTTCGATGA
- a CDS encoding aminotransferase-like domain-containing protein encodes MTLLGPLLMRLQSPWTPRLADRDGTIAERLTSALAGDIIEGRLKGGDRLPAHRDLAWKLGIGIGTVTKAYAALDRRGLTRSVRGRGTFVTISQAHERRQIDLSSNVPPSVLGERLLARTLAEISRKIDVEHLTLYAPSAGHMEHRRIMARWLDMQGVTADPAHLVLTGNARQAIALAFELVCGRDGIIMAERLTYSGAIALARRSGHRIRGIDIDAEGMIPEALASALNHENAVRKTVYLTPTLHNPTTATMSSSRRHEIVNVCRNANASIVEDGVYGFAMTDLPPLAALAPDITLHVNGLSKSLGPGLRIGVLRLPAGMMADAETILRDMPMEPAPLSCALVEEWLSAGVIASIQGDLIHEARRRSDLAASLLGKAGLVTHPAACHAWLPAERTVADRLHSAAAAVGIRVTDPRTVMVDGGEPESGIRLCLGGPSFDELTEALNAFSTLANNIGQ; translated from the coding sequence GTGACACTTTTGGGGCCGTTGCTTATGCGCCTGCAATCTCCTTGGACACCGCGCCTTGCGGACAGGGATGGGACCATAGCCGAGCGGCTGACGTCGGCGCTCGCGGGCGACATCATCGAAGGCCGCCTGAAAGGCGGAGATCGGCTTCCGGCTCATCGCGATCTTGCGTGGAAGCTCGGAATCGGCATCGGCACCGTGACAAAGGCCTACGCGGCGCTCGATCGGCGTGGGCTCACCCGAAGCGTCAGGGGACGGGGAACGTTCGTGACGATTTCGCAGGCCCACGAGCGCCGGCAGATCGATCTCTCGTCGAATGTGCCGCCGAGCGTACTGGGCGAGCGTCTGCTTGCCCGTACGCTCGCCGAGATCTCACGGAAGATCGACGTGGAACATCTCACTCTCTATGCGCCTTCCGCGGGTCATATGGAGCATCGGCGCATCATGGCCCGTTGGCTCGACATGCAAGGCGTAACCGCCGATCCGGCACATCTTGTTCTGACCGGCAATGCAAGGCAGGCCATCGCACTGGCATTCGAACTTGTCTGTGGCCGGGACGGGATCATCATGGCCGAGAGACTGACGTATTCCGGCGCGATAGCATTGGCGCGGCGCAGCGGACATCGGATCCGCGGCATCGATATCGACGCCGAAGGAATGATTCCGGAGGCTTTGGCGTCGGCTCTGAACCACGAGAATGCGGTCCGCAAAACGGTCTATCTGACGCCGACTCTTCACAATCCGACGACCGCCACGATGAGTTCGTCACGACGGCATGAGATCGTAAATGTGTGCCGCAACGCGAATGCATCGATCGTCGAAGATGGGGTGTACGGGTTCGCCATGACGGACTTGCCGCCTCTGGCCGCCCTGGCGCCGGACATTACGCTCCACGTAAACGGTCTGTCGAAGTCGCTGGGGCCGGGCTTGCGCATTGGCGTCCTTCGGCTTCCGGCGGGCATGATGGCGGATGCCGAGACTATCTTGCGCGATATGCCGATGGAGCCGGCTCCGCTCTCCTGTGCACTGGTGGAAGAGTGGTTGTCGGCCGGCGTCATCGCGTCGATTCAGGGCGATCTGATCCACGAAGCGCGGCGTCGATCGGATCTGGCGGCCTCTCTTCTCGGCAAGGCTGGCCTAGTCACCCATCCAGCCGCTTGCCATGCGTGGCTTCCGGCAGAGCGCACCGTTGCCGATCGGCTTCACTCGGCCGCTGCCGCGGTCGGCATCAGAGTAACGGACCCACGGACGGTCATGGTCGACGGCGGAGAGCCTGAGAGCGGAATCCGCCTCTGCCTGGGCGGGCCGTCGTTTGATGAGCTAACGGAAGCTCTCAATGCGTTTTCCACATTGGCGAACAACATCGGTCAATAG
- the proB gene encoding glutamate 5-kinase — MSETAMPSLAQHRRIVVKIGSALLVERATGALHQAWLESLADDVAGLMRGGAEVILVSSGAIALGRGRLGLPKGALALEESQAAASVGQIALARAYSEVLGARGFTAAQVLLTLEDTESRRRYLNARSTLGVLIERKAVPVINENDTVATTEIRYGDNDRLAARVATMIGADLLVLLSDIDGLYTAPPNDDADARLIPVVERITPEIEAMAGGAGSELSRGGMKTKVEAGKIATRAGCAMIITLGKRMNPLAAIDRGATATWFLGEGNPVTARKTWIAGSLDARGSVQADAGAVRALRSGKSLLPAGCRRIEGRFSRGDTVVILGPEGEEVGRGLVAFDAEEASQILGRKTHEIEAILGYKGRAAMIHRDDMVLRGE, encoded by the coding sequence CTGTCGGAAACCGCCATGCCCAGCCTCGCCCAACACCGCCGTATCGTCGTCAAGATCGGGTCCGCGCTGCTCGTCGAGCGGGCCACCGGCGCTTTGCATCAGGCGTGGCTGGAGAGCCTGGCGGACGACGTGGCGGGGCTGATGCGGGGCGGGGCGGAGGTGATCCTGGTCTCGTCGGGGGCGATCGCGCTCGGGCGGGGGCGGCTGGGGCTGCCGAAGGGGGCGCTGGCGCTGGAGGAGAGCCAGGCGGCGGCGTCGGTCGGGCAGATCGCGCTGGCCAGGGCCTATTCGGAGGTACTCGGGGCGCGCGGCTTCACGGCCGCGCAGGTGCTCCTGACGCTCGAGGACACGGAGAGCCGGCGGCGCTACCTCAACGCGCGCTCGACCCTCGGGGTGCTGATCGAGCGCAAGGCCGTGCCGGTCATCAACGAGAACGACACGGTGGCGACGACCGAGATCCGCTACGGCGACAACGACCGGCTCGCCGCGCGCGTCGCGACCATGATCGGGGCGGACCTCCTGGTGCTTCTTTCCGACATCGACGGGCTCTACACGGCGCCGCCGAACGACGATGCGGACGCGCGGCTGATCCCGGTCGTGGAGCGGATCACCCCGGAGATCGAGGCGATGGCGGGCGGGGCCGGGTCGGAGCTGTCGCGGGGCGGCATGAAGACCAAGGTCGAGGCCGGCAAGATCGCCACGCGGGCGGGCTGCGCCATGATCATCACGCTCGGCAAGCGCATGAACCCGCTGGCGGCCATCGACCGGGGCGCGACCGCGACCTGGTTCCTCGGCGAGGGCAACCCGGTGACGGCGCGCAAGACCTGGATCGCCGGGTCGCTCGACGCACGCGGGTCCGTGCAGGCGGATGCGGGGGCGGTCCGGGCGCTCCGGTCGGGCAAGAGCCTGCTGCCGGCCGGGTGCCGGCGTATCGAGGGGCGCTTCTCGCGCGGCGACACGGTCGTGATCCTCGGGCCGGAGGGCGAGGAGGTCGGCCGGGGGCTTGTCGCCTTCGACGCCGAGGAGGCGAGCCAGATCCTCGGGCGCAAGACCCATGAAATCGAGGCCATCCTGGGCTACAAGGGGCGGGCGGCGATGATCCACCGCGACGACATGGTTCTGAGGGGCGAATGA